In the genome of Monodelphis domestica isolate mMonDom1 chromosome 2, mMonDom1.pri, whole genome shotgun sequence, one region contains:
- the LOC100030476 gene encoding olfactory receptor 10R2-like, which translates to MLIGTGLQRNAHGEEAEEIIQKGSKIIPWERFSSENLTTVNEFLLLGFSSLQEKQLVLFPIFLCLYLLILCGNIIIVTVICLEHSLHIPMYFFLGVLSVSETCYTFVVLPKMLINLFSVLRTISFTSCAIQMFFFLGFGVTNCLLLGVMGYDRYAAICHPLRYPILMNWRVCRLLAASCGVSGFLISLIGTTLVFILPFCNSNKVEHYFCDISPVIHLACGDAHINELIIFICGILVLVFPLSFICISYGFIISTILKIPSAEGKRKAFSTCASHLTVVVVHYGCASFVYLRPTSRITSSKDQLVTVTYTIVTPLLNPMVYSLRNRDVQLAIRKVFVGNPVSTKYSMEELETSSKVTRLHVWL; encoded by the exons ATGCTCATTGGGACAGGCCTTCAGAGAAATGCTCATGGAGAGGAGGCTGAGGAGATTATACAAAAAGGAAGTAAG ATTATTCCCTGGGAACGATTTTCTTCAGAGAACCTCACCACAGTCAACGAATTTCTGTTGCTTGGATTCTCCAGTCTCCAGGAAAAGCAGCTTGTACTTTTTCCTATCTTCCTTTGCCTCTACCTACTCATCCTTTGTGGGAATATCATCATTGTCACTGTCATCTGCCTAGAGCACAGCCTCCACATTCCCATGTACTTTTTCCTAGGGGTCCTCTCTGTCTCAGAGACCTGTTATACATTTGTTGTCTTGCCCAAGATGCTTATCAATTTGTTCTCTGTGCTCAGGACCATCTCCTTCACTAGCTGCGCTATCCAGATGTTCTTCTTCCTTGGCTTTGGTGTCACCAACTGCCTACTCCTTGGTGTGATGGGTTATGATCGCTATGCTGCCATCTGTCACCCTTTGCGCTACCCAATCCTCATGAACTGGAGGGTTTGCAGATTGTTAGCAGCCTCTTGTGGAGTGAGTGGCTTCCTAATCTCATTGATAGGCACAACTTTGGTCTTCATTTTACCCTTCTGCAACTCCAACAAGGTTGAACACTACTTCTGTGATATTTCACCTGTTATTCACCTTGCCTGTGGTGATGCTCATATCAATGAGCTCATCATATTCATCTGTGGCATCCTGGTGCTCGTATTCCCTCTGTCCTTCATCTGCATCTCCTATGGTTTCATTATTAGCACCATCTTGAAGATTCCATCTGCTGAGGGGAAGCGGAAAGCTTTTTCTACCTGTGCCTCCCATCTCACTGTGGTTGTAGTCCACTATGGATGTGCCTCCTTTGTCTACCTACGGCCCACATCCAGGATCACATCAAGTAAAGACCAGTTGGTGACAGTGACTTACACCATTGTCACTCCCTTGTTGAACCCCATGGTTTATAGCCTAAGGAATAGGGATGTCCAGCTAGCCATCCGGAAA GTTTTTGTAGGAAATCCAGTTTCTACAAAGTACAGCATGGAGGAGTTAGAAACCTCAAGCAAAGTAACGAGGCTACATGTCTGGCTTTAA
- the LOC100030486 gene encoding olfactory receptor 10R2-like, producing MIPSANLTMVTEFLLLGFSNLQEKQLMLFPVFLCLYLLILSGNITTVTAIRLEHRLHTPMYYFLSVLSLSETCYTFDILPKMLLNLLSVLRTISFIGCAVQMFFFVGFAVNNCLLLMVMGYDRYVAICHPLRYPILMSWRVCGQLTVSCGIAGVIIALIMINMVFSLPFCNSNKVNHYFCDISPVIRLACTDSETREFVNFICGVLVLVVPFSFICISYLYILRTILKIPSTEGKKKAFSTCASHLTVVLIHYGCASFIYLRPTASYISDKDLLVTLTYTILTPLLNPIVYSLRNKDVQLAIRKVLSRKFC from the coding sequence ATGATTCCTTCAGCCAATCTTACTATGGTTACTGAGTTCCTGTTGCTGGGCTTCTCTAACCTCCAGGAAAAGCAGCTTATGCTTTTCCCAGTGTTCCTCTGCCTCTATCTGCTCATTCTAAGTGGGAACATAACCACAGTGACTGCTATCCGCCTGGAACACAGGCTCCACACCCCAATGTATTACTTCCTGAgtgtcctttctctctctgagaCTTGCTATACCTTTGACATCCTGCCCAAGATGCTCCTCAACCTCCTCTCTGTGCTGAGGACCATCTCCTTCATTGGTTGTGCTGTCCAGATGTTCTTCTTTGTTGGCTTTGCTGTCAACAACTGCCTATTGCTTATGGTGATGGGTTATGACCGCTATGTTGCTATTTGCCACCCTCTGCGCTACCCAATCCTCATGAGCTGGCGTGTATGTGGGCAGCTGACAGTCTCTTGTGGAATTGCAGGTGTCATTATTGCACTAATTATGATTAACATGGTCTTTAGTCTCCCCTTTTGCAATTCCAACAAAGTCAACCACTACTTCTGTGACATCTCACCTGTCATTCGGCTTGCCTGCACAGACTCAGAGACCCGTGAGTTTGTGAATTTCATCTGTGGAGTCCTTGTGCTCGTGGTCCCCTTCTCCTTCATCTGCATTTCTTACCTCTACATCCTGAGAACTATCCTGAAAATCCCCTCAACTGAGGGGAAGAAGAAGGCTTTTTCTACCTGTGCTTCTCATCTTACTGTGGTCCTCATCCACTATGGTTGTGCCTCCTTCATCTACCTGAGACCCACAGCCAGCTACATCTCTGACAAGGACTTGTTGGTTACACTGACATATACTATCCTCACACCTCTGTTGAATCCCATAGTGTATAGCCTAAGGAATAAGGATGTACAACTAGCCATCAGGAAAGTGTTATCCAGGAAATTTTGCTGA